From Saccopteryx leptura isolate mSacLep1 chromosome 3, mSacLep1_pri_phased_curated, whole genome shotgun sequence, one genomic window encodes:
- the SH2D5 gene encoding SH2 domain-containing protein 5 isoform X1, with product MQKAGARGRRASDCGPAPHRPRCITKFAQYVGSFSVDDLDTQESVWLVQQQLWALKDCLRRQAVILKFSLQGLKIYSGEGEVLLMAHALRRILYSTWCPANCQFAFVARNPRSPASKLFCHLFVGSQPGEVQILHLLLCRSFQLAYLLQHPEERAQPEPCLGPTGDTPLKPLSSPVALPGLVREPFGRDQLSQNVHALVSLRRLPAEGPLGSGKELPELEGRGSAHHARLGNPYCSPTLVRKKAIRSKVIRSGAYRGCTYEAQLQLSAREAFPAAWEAWPRRPGGPSCLVESEGSLTENLWAFAGVSRPRALALLRRDVLGAFLLWPEPGASGQWCLSVRTPCGVVPHQVFRNCLGRYSVEHLPAEFPSLEALVEHHAGTERNLFCSLDMGRLNPGYEEQDCGPEGRPPRTLRPLGHAKSEAELQGLG from the exons ATGCAGAAGGCTGGGGCAAGGGGTCGGAGGGCCTCTGACTGCGGCCCTGCCCCTCACCGGCCCAGGTGCATCACCAAGTTTGCCCAG TACGTGGGCTCCTTCTCCGTGGATGACCTGGACACCCAGGAGAGCGTGTGGCTGGTGCAACAACAGCTGTGGGCACTGAAG GACTGTCTCCGACGCCAGGCCGTCATCCTGAAGTTCAGCCTTCAGGGCCTCAAGATCTACAGCGGAGAGGGTGAG GTGCTCCTGATGGCGCATGCCCTGAGGCGAATACTCTACTCCACCTGGTGCCCAGCCAACTGCCAGTTTGCCTTTGTGGCCCGAAACCCCCGGAGCCCCGCCAGCAagctcttctgtcacctttttgTGGGCAGCCAGCCTGGAGAG GTCCAGATCCTGCACCTGCTGCTCTGCCGCTCCTTCCAGCTTGCTTACCTCTTGCAGCACCCCGAGGAGCGGGCACAGCCTGAACCCTGCCTTGGGCCCACAGGGGACACGCCCCTTAAGCCACTGTCCAGCCCTGTGGCCCTCCCTGGCCTAGTACGGGAGCCCTTTGGCCGTGATCAGCTCTCACAGAACGTCCACGCCCTGGTCTCCTTGCGCCGGCTGCCAGCAGAGGGGCCCCTGGGCAGCGGG AAGGAACTGCCAGAGTTGGAAGGCCGTGGGAGTGCCCACCATGCCCGCTTGGGGAATCCCTACTGCTCCCCCACTCTGGTGCGCAAGAAGGCCATCCGCAGCAAGGTGATCCGCTCCGGGGCCTACCGTGGCTGCACCTACGAGGCCCAGCTGCAGCTGTCGGCCAGGGAGGCCT TTCCTGCTGCGTGGGAGGCATGGCCTCGGCGTCCTGGTGGCCCCTCGTGCCTGGTGGAGAGTGAGGGCAGCCTGACAGAGAACCTCTGGGCCTTTGCTGGTGTCTCCAG gcccagagccctcGCCCTGCTGCGGAGAGACGTGCTTGGGGCCTTCCTGCTGTGGCCTGAGCCGGGCGCCAGCGGCCAGTGGTGCCTATCGGTGCGGACGCCGTGCGGTGTGGTGCCTCACCAAGTCTTTCGGAACTGCCTGGGCCGCTACAGCGTGGAG caCCTGCCGGCGGAGTTCCCCAGCCTGGAGGCCCTGGTGGAGCACCACGCGGGGACTGAACGCAACCTCTTCTGCTCCCTCGACATGGGCCGCCTGAACCCTGGCTACGAGGAGCAGGACTGTGGGCCCGAAGGCAGGCCTCCCCGGACACTCCGGCCCCTTGGCCATGCCAAGTCTGAGGCAGAACTGCAGGGCCTAGGCTAG
- the SH2D5 gene encoding SH2 domain-containing protein 5 isoform X4, protein MQKAGARGRRASDCGPAPHRPRCITKFAQQYVGSFSVDDLDTQESVWLVQQQLWALKDCLRRQAVILKFSLQGLKIYSGEGEVLLMAHALRRILYSTWCPANCQFAFVARNPRSPASKLFCHLFVGSQPGEVQILHLLLCRSFQLAYLLQHPEERAQPEPCLGPTGDTPLKPLSSPVALPGLVREPFGRDQLSQNVHALVSLRRLPAEGPLGSGKELPELEGRGSAHHARLGNPYCSPTLVRKKAIRSKVIRSGAYRGCTYEAQLQLSAREAFPAAWEAWPRRPGGPSCLVESEGSLTENLWAFAGVSRPRALALLRRDVLGAFLLWPEPGASGQWCLSVRTPCGVVPHQVFRNCLGRYSVEHLPAEFPSLEALVEHHAGTERNLFCSLDMGRLNPGYEEQDCGPEGRPPRTLRPLGHAKSEAELQGLG, encoded by the exons ATGCAGAAGGCTGGGGCAAGGGGTCGGAGGGCCTCTGACTGCGGCCCTGCCCCTCACCGGCCCAGGTGCATCACCAAGTTTGCCCAG CAGTACGTGGGCTCCTTCTCCGTGGATGACCTGGACACCCAGGAGAGCGTGTGGCTGGTGCAACAACAGCTGTGGGCACTGAAG GACTGTCTCCGACGCCAGGCCGTCATCCTGAAGTTCAGCCTTCAGGGCCTCAAGATCTACAGCGGAGAGGGTGAG GTGCTCCTGATGGCGCATGCCCTGAGGCGAATACTCTACTCCACCTGGTGCCCAGCCAACTGCCAGTTTGCCTTTGTGGCCCGAAACCCCCGGAGCCCCGCCAGCAagctcttctgtcacctttttgTGGGCAGCCAGCCTGGAGAG GTCCAGATCCTGCACCTGCTGCTCTGCCGCTCCTTCCAGCTTGCTTACCTCTTGCAGCACCCCGAGGAGCGGGCACAGCCTGAACCCTGCCTTGGGCCCACAGGGGACACGCCCCTTAAGCCACTGTCCAGCCCTGTGGCCCTCCCTGGCCTAGTACGGGAGCCCTTTGGCCGTGATCAGCTCTCACAGAACGTCCACGCCCTGGTCTCCTTGCGCCGGCTGCCAGCAGAGGGGCCCCTGGGCAGCGGG AAGGAACTGCCAGAGTTGGAAGGCCGTGGGAGTGCCCACCATGCCCGCTTGGGGAATCCCTACTGCTCCCCCACTCTGGTGCGCAAGAAGGCCATCCGCAGCAAGGTGATCCGCTCCGGGGCCTACCGTGGCTGCACCTACGAGGCCCAGCTGCAGCTGTCGGCCAGGGAGGCCT TTCCTGCTGCGTGGGAGGCATGGCCTCGGCGTCCTGGTGGCCCCTCGTGCCTGGTGGAGAGTGAGGGCAGCCTGACAGAGAACCTCTGGGCCTTTGCTGGTGTCTCCAG gcccagagccctcGCCCTGCTGCGGAGAGACGTGCTTGGGGCCTTCCTGCTGTGGCCTGAGCCGGGCGCCAGCGGCCAGTGGTGCCTATCGGTGCGGACGCCGTGCGGTGTGGTGCCTCACCAAGTCTTTCGGAACTGCCTGGGCCGCTACAGCGTGGAG caCCTGCCGGCGGAGTTCCCCAGCCTGGAGGCCCTGGTGGAGCACCACGCGGGGACTGAACGCAACCTCTTCTGCTCCCTCGACATGGGCCGCCTGAACCCTGGCTACGAGGAGCAGGACTGTGGGCCCGAAGGCAGGCCTCCCCGGACACTCCGGCCCCTTGGCCATGCCAAGTCTGAGGCAGAACTGCAGGGCCTAGGCTAG
- the SH2D5 gene encoding SH2 domain-containing protein 5 isoform X2 has product MQKAGARGRRASDCGPAPHRPRCITKFAQQYVGSFSVDDLDTQESVWLVQQQLWALKDCLRRQAVILKFSLQGLKIYSGEGEVLLMAHALRRILYSTWCPANCQFAFVARNPRSPASKLFCHLFVGSQPGEVQILHLLLCRSFQLAYLLQHPEERAQPEPCLGPTGDTPLKPLSSPVALPGLVREPFGRDQLSQNVHALVSLRRLPAEGPLGSGELPELEGRGSAHHARLGNPYCSPTLVRKKAIRSKVIRSGAYRGCTYEAQLQLSAREAFPAAWEAWPRRPGGPSCLVESEGSLTENLWAFAGVSRPRALALLRRDVLGAFLLWPEPGASGQWCLSVRTPCGVVPHQVFRNCLGRYSVEHLPAEFPSLEALVEHHAGTERNLFCSLDMGRLNPGYEEQDCGPEGRPPRTLRPLGHAKSEAELQGLG; this is encoded by the exons ATGCAGAAGGCTGGGGCAAGGGGTCGGAGGGCCTCTGACTGCGGCCCTGCCCCTCACCGGCCCAGGTGCATCACCAAGTTTGCCCAG CAGTACGTGGGCTCCTTCTCCGTGGATGACCTGGACACCCAGGAGAGCGTGTGGCTGGTGCAACAACAGCTGTGGGCACTGAAG GACTGTCTCCGACGCCAGGCCGTCATCCTGAAGTTCAGCCTTCAGGGCCTCAAGATCTACAGCGGAGAGGGTGAG GTGCTCCTGATGGCGCATGCCCTGAGGCGAATACTCTACTCCACCTGGTGCCCAGCCAACTGCCAGTTTGCCTTTGTGGCCCGAAACCCCCGGAGCCCCGCCAGCAagctcttctgtcacctttttgTGGGCAGCCAGCCTGGAGAG GTCCAGATCCTGCACCTGCTGCTCTGCCGCTCCTTCCAGCTTGCTTACCTCTTGCAGCACCCCGAGGAGCGGGCACAGCCTGAACCCTGCCTTGGGCCCACAGGGGACACGCCCCTTAAGCCACTGTCCAGCCCTGTGGCCCTCCCTGGCCTAGTACGGGAGCCCTTTGGCCGTGATCAGCTCTCACAGAACGTCCACGCCCTGGTCTCCTTGCGCCGGCTGCCAGCAGAGGGGCCCCTGGGCAGCGGG GAACTGCCAGAGTTGGAAGGCCGTGGGAGTGCCCACCATGCCCGCTTGGGGAATCCCTACTGCTCCCCCACTCTGGTGCGCAAGAAGGCCATCCGCAGCAAGGTGATCCGCTCCGGGGCCTACCGTGGCTGCACCTACGAGGCCCAGCTGCAGCTGTCGGCCAGGGAGGCCT TTCCTGCTGCGTGGGAGGCATGGCCTCGGCGTCCTGGTGGCCCCTCGTGCCTGGTGGAGAGTGAGGGCAGCCTGACAGAGAACCTCTGGGCCTTTGCTGGTGTCTCCAG gcccagagccctcGCCCTGCTGCGGAGAGACGTGCTTGGGGCCTTCCTGCTGTGGCCTGAGCCGGGCGCCAGCGGCCAGTGGTGCCTATCGGTGCGGACGCCGTGCGGTGTGGTGCCTCACCAAGTCTTTCGGAACTGCCTGGGCCGCTACAGCGTGGAG caCCTGCCGGCGGAGTTCCCCAGCCTGGAGGCCCTGGTGGAGCACCACGCGGGGACTGAACGCAACCTCTTCTGCTCCCTCGACATGGGCCGCCTGAACCCTGGCTACGAGGAGCAGGACTGTGGGCCCGAAGGCAGGCCTCCCCGGACACTCCGGCCCCTTGGCCATGCCAAGTCTGAGGCAGAACTGCAGGGCCTAGGCTAG
- the SH2D5 gene encoding SH2 domain-containing protein 5 isoform X3, producing the protein MAHALRRILYSTWCPANCQFAFVARNPRSPASKLFCHLFVGSQPGEVQILHLLLCRSFQLAYLLQHPEERAQPEPCLGPTGDTPLKPLSSPVALPGLVREPFGRDQLSQNVHALVSLRRLPAEGPLGSGKELPELEGRGSAHHARLGNPYCSPTLVRKKAIRSKVIRSGAYRGCTYEAQLQLSAREAFPAAWEAWPRRPGGPSCLVESEGSLTENLWAFAGVSRPRALALLRRDVLGAFLLWPEPGASGQWCLSVRTPCGVVPHQVFRNCLGRYSVEHLPAEFPSLEALVEHHAGTERNLFCSLDMGRLNPGYEEQDCGPEGRPPRTLRPLGHAKSEAELQGLG; encoded by the exons ATGGCGCATGCCCTGAGGCGAATACTCTACTCCACCTGGTGCCCAGCCAACTGCCAGTTTGCCTTTGTGGCCCGAAACCCCCGGAGCCCCGCCAGCAagctcttctgtcacctttttgTGGGCAGCCAGCCTGGAGAG GTCCAGATCCTGCACCTGCTGCTCTGCCGCTCCTTCCAGCTTGCTTACCTCTTGCAGCACCCCGAGGAGCGGGCACAGCCTGAACCCTGCCTTGGGCCCACAGGGGACACGCCCCTTAAGCCACTGTCCAGCCCTGTGGCCCTCCCTGGCCTAGTACGGGAGCCCTTTGGCCGTGATCAGCTCTCACAGAACGTCCACGCCCTGGTCTCCTTGCGCCGGCTGCCAGCAGAGGGGCCCCTGGGCAGCGGG AAGGAACTGCCAGAGTTGGAAGGCCGTGGGAGTGCCCACCATGCCCGCTTGGGGAATCCCTACTGCTCCCCCACTCTGGTGCGCAAGAAGGCCATCCGCAGCAAGGTGATCCGCTCCGGGGCCTACCGTGGCTGCACCTACGAGGCCCAGCTGCAGCTGTCGGCCAGGGAGGCCT TTCCTGCTGCGTGGGAGGCATGGCCTCGGCGTCCTGGTGGCCCCTCGTGCCTGGTGGAGAGTGAGGGCAGCCTGACAGAGAACCTCTGGGCCTTTGCTGGTGTCTCCAG gcccagagccctcGCCCTGCTGCGGAGAGACGTGCTTGGGGCCTTCCTGCTGTGGCCTGAGCCGGGCGCCAGCGGCCAGTGGTGCCTATCGGTGCGGACGCCGTGCGGTGTGGTGCCTCACCAAGTCTTTCGGAACTGCCTGGGCCGCTACAGCGTGGAG caCCTGCCGGCGGAGTTCCCCAGCCTGGAGGCCCTGGTGGAGCACCACGCGGGGACTGAACGCAACCTCTTCTGCTCCCTCGACATGGGCCGCCTGAACCCTGGCTACGAGGAGCAGGACTGTGGGCCCGAAGGCAGGCCTCCCCGGACACTCCGGCCCCTTGGCCATGCCAAGTCTGAGGCAGAACTGCAGGGCCTAGGCTAG